The genomic DNA AGCTCCTCGATCGTCCGTCCCTCGAAGGGCCTCGGGCCATGGAGCGCCTCGTGGAGCGCCACGCAGAAGCTGAACTGGTCGGAGAGCGCGTCCGCGCCCTGTCCGGCGAACTGCTCGGGGGCCATGTAGGCCGGCGTGCCCAGGAGCGCGCCCGTCCGGGTCAGGGGGGTGACGGTGGCGTCCCCGGCGGGCAGCGGGGGGGGCTCCCCGGGCGTGTCGTCTTCCTGCTCGGCGGCGCGGGCCAGTCCGAAGTCCGTCACCCGCACGCGACCATCCCGGCCCACGAGGACGTTGGCCGGCTTGAAGTCGCGGTGGACGAGGCCCGCCGCGTGCGCCGCCGCCAGCCCCCGTCCCGCGTCGACGAAGACGCGCAGCACCTCGGGCCAGGGGCGCGGCGGTTTCAGCCACTCCGTGAGCGTGCTGCCCTCCACCAGCTCCATGGCGAGGAAGACGCCCTGCTCGCACACGCCCGTGTCGTGCACCGCGACGACGTTCGGGTGGGACAGCCGGGCCATCGCCTGGGCCTCGCGCAGCAGCCGCTGGCCCAGGGCCTCCACGTGGCGGCCTTCCGGACGCAGGAGCTTGAGGGCCACCTGCCGCGCCAGCTCGGGATCATAGGCCGCGTACACCTCGCCCATGGCGCCCCGCCCGATGCGTCTGAGCACCACGTAGCGCGCGAGCCGGGCTCCCGGCGCCAGGGGAGTGTCCTCCTCCCGTGCCGGCACGCCCGGGGTGGAGCTGGCCCCGAGCGCGACCTGGCCCTGGCACTCCTCACAACCCTCCAGGTGCGTGAGCACCCGGGCCCGCCCTTCCTCCGGGAGCATCCCCGCGAGGAAGTCACTCAGTGTCGTCTCGTCCGGGCACGTCTCGGGGGGAAGCACGTGTTCCAAGGAATACAACTTCTGGGGCCCCCTGGGAATCGGCCCCCCCGGAGCGGCTAGCCAACGGTGCCGATCTTCTCGTCGCGGTCCAGGTACTCGCCCTTGACGGTGCCGGAGTACCAGGACGTGCTGTTGGTGCCGCTCTTGTCGTACTGGATGTGGGTGTGGGGGCCGGTGACGTTGCCCGTGCCTCCCTCATCGCCGACCTGGCAGCGGTTGCACGTCTTGTCCTTGGACGTGGCGGCCACGTAGAGGAAGTGCCACTGGCGGAACGTGTAGCCGTTGGCGAAGGTGTGCTTCACCTCGTTCTGGTTGCCGCTGCCGTTGCCGTAGCAGACCCGGGACGTGGTGCGGATGGTCACGTTCCAGGAGAGCGAGGCCTGCACCGCCGTCTCGACGCCCCAGTAGCCACAGCCGCTGCCGCTGGCGAGGTCCACCGCGCCGTGGAAGGAGCCGCTCGAGTAGTAGGTGGTGGCCGTCACGGTGCCCGGAAAGGGCGCGCCCACGGTGTACGCGGTCGCGGCCGTGGGCAGCAGGGCCAGGGACATCAGGGTCGCCAGGGTCGTCTTCATCATGTTGCGCATCGGAGGCTCCTCTCGGGCCGATTCATCGGCCCCCGGGGGAAGGGTGCTGCTCATCGGGCCTGGGACAGCCGCTGCTTCGCGCTCGGGAGCAGGCCCACTCCCGAGGGTTCACTGAAAAGGGAGCGCGCGGGCGCTAGCCGACGTTGCCGATGGCGTCACCCGTCTCCAGGTACTCGCCCTTGACGGTGCCCGCGTACCAGGAGGTGCTGTTGGTGCCGCTCTTGTCGTACTGCAGATGGGTATGGGGGCCGGTGACGTTGCCCGTGCCGCCTTCCCGGCCAATCGCGCAGCGATCGCACGTCTTGTCCTGGGAAAGCGTGGCGTCGTAGAGGAAATGCCACTGGCGGAACGTGTAGCCGTTGGCGAAGGTGTGCTTCACCTCGTTCTGGTTGCCGCTGCCGTTGCCGTAGCAGACCTTGGCCGTGGTGCGGATGGTCACGTTCCAGGCGAGCATGCCCTTGACCGCCACCTTGACGGGGTCGACGCCGCAGGTCTTGCCACTGGAGATGTCCACCGCGCCGTGGAAGGAGCCGCTCGAATAGTAGGTGGTGGCGGTGACGGTGCCCGCGTGGGGCGCGACCACGGGGTTCGCGGTCGCGGCCGCGGGCAGCAGGGCCAGGGACATCAGGGTCGCCAGGGTCGTCTTCATCGGGTTGTGCATCGGGGGGTTCCTCTCGGACGGCTCAACGGGTCTGGGACAGCCGCTGTTTGGCGCTCTGGATCAGGCTCCACTCCTGGAGGTTCATCTCCAGCACGCGCGTCCACGCGTCGATCTCCGGCGCGAGGCGGGGATCCACCTCGCGCAGGCGCTTGAGCTCGGGCACCGCGCTGGAGAAGCCCAGCCGGGCGATGCTCGCGAGCATGGCCTTGCGCGCCTGGGGATCCGTCTCGGCGCGGTACTGGGCCCCGAGCGTCTCGCGGGCGCTGGCCATCTGGGCCGCGGGCACGCCGCCCAGCGCGGTGCTCGCCGCGGCGCGCACCTGCGCGGAGTCGCTGCCCAACAGGTTCTCGAGCGTGCGGGCCGAGTCCGCGCTCACCTCGCCCGTCATGAGATTGCCCAGGATCCGGGCCGTCACCTCGGGGTCGGACGAGGCCGCCGCCGCCGCCACCGCGGTGTCCGCCGCCTTGCCATCCCGCCCGCCATACACCTCGCGGTTGTCGGTGATGAGGTTGGTGGCGGCCTCCTGGCGCACCTCGGGCGAGGGGTCGCGCATCAGGCGCTCGTACATGTCCCCCGTGCGCTCCAGCGCGCCCGTCTGACGCATGGCCCGCACGGTGGCGGCGCGCAGGGCCGGGTCGCGATCGCCCAGGGCGCGCCGGGCCACGCTCTCCATCGCCTCGTCCTCCAGGCCGCGCTCGGTGCGCGCGACGAGCGCCGCCGCGAGGTGCTCGACCATGACCGGGTCGTACTCGCGCTCGAAGGCGGCCTGGAGCTCGCCCAGGGGCAGGTTGACGGCGGACTCGCTCAGCAGCGTGCGCAGGTAGCGCTTGTAGGCCTCGGACTTCGAGCCGAGCCCGTGGCGGATCTGCCCGAGGAGTCCCTCCAGCGAGCACGTCTCTCCCTGGAGGGCGGGGGCCTCGGCCGAGGGGGGGGCCGCCAGCGCGGAGGCGGGGGCGAGCAGGCCCAGGGCGAGCACCAGGGCGGACAGGGGCGTCTTTCGAGGCGCGAGGGACATGGCGGCGCTCCGGGTCTCAGTCGTCATGGTGGTCGAGGCAGCCATGGGGATCCTGGGAGGGCAGGCCGAACCAGATGCGGTCGTAGTCGACGATGCCGCTCGCGTAGAGCCGCTCGATGTCCTGGTAGTTGGCCTGGAAGCGGGGGTCGATGAGGGCCATGTTCGCCATGACGGGCAGCGCGTCCTTGCCGGCGGCCCGGGCGGAGAAGCGGAAGAGGGCCCAGCGCACGCACAGGTTCCGCTCGGTGGCGAAGGCCTTGGCGTAGATGTCCAGCACCTGCTTCTTGTCCTCCGCGAGGGACAGGTCGTGCGCCACCACCTGCCGCACCTCGTCGCTGCCTTCCGTGGTGAGCATCTGGGCCAGCCGCTGGGTGGTGCGCGCGTCGAGCGGCGCGTCCGCGTGCATCTCCATCTCGAGCGCCAGGTAGCGCACCGGCTCATCCTGGGACTCGGTGCCGATGGTGAGGAGCTTGTCGAGGTAGGGCTTGACGTTGCCCGTGCGCTCCATGTCCTCCTTCATCACCCGGCCGATGGCGCGCGTGGTGATCCACCCCGCCTCGCCCGAGGCGGCGTCCTTGGCGAAGTGGGTGAGGCGATCGAGCTGCGCGGGCTCGAGCCGGGGCAGCTTCTGCAGGCTGTCGAGGAACCCCGCGCGCCGCCCCAGGTCCATCTTCTCGTCGAGTCCCAGGTCCATCACCCGCTCGACGACCCGGGGCTGGAGCAGGGCCGGAGCGCCCCGGACCCCCGCCATGAACAGCTTGAACTCGGCGGGCGTGGCCTCGCGCGCCCACTCCAGCACCTCGAGCGCCCGGCCCTCGTCTCCGCCGATGAGCTCGGCGAGGCGCTCCTTGAGGTAGGCGAGGACGTGGGGATCCCTCGAGGCCAGCAAGGGCTTCGCCCAGTCCCGGAATGTCTCGAGCGTCACCGACTCGTTGAAGCGCTCCAGGTCCCGCCAGCAGGTGGTCTGGGAGAAGCGGGGCGCCTTCTGCTCGGGTCCGGCCGGACCGGCGGGTGCCTGGGGGGCGGGTGCCGGGGCCGCCGAGGCGGCTCCGGACGTGGGGGCTGGGGGGGTCTCCGATGGGCCCGTGTCTCCGGTGCCGCGGGTGAGCAGGGCCACGGCCGCGAGCAGGGCCACGGCGCCGAGCGCGAGCGCGATCCGCGGACCTCGCGGAGAGGGCGCGCGCTCAGGAGAAGCGCTGGAGCGGGGCGGGGCGTCGGGAGTCATGGCGTGCCGGGGATGGGGTTTCGCCCGCTATGAGCGGCCCCAGGAGGCATCATCCCGCGAAAAATTAAAAAATGATTTTCCCGCGATTTCCAGGTGCCAGCCTTAATCCTTGACATGCCATGAAAAGTAGGGAGAAGGTATAAAGCTGTAAAACAGTAAAATCCAACTCCCATGACCCTATCGACTTGGCGAGTTCGTCCGATCAAGGCGGGATTCATGCTCCATTCTAAACGCTCAAGCCTCTTCCTTCGTACCGCGTGCGCGACGTTGTTCCTCACGAGCGCGTGCTCCCCGGCGAGCGGTTCGTCCGATGAGCAGGGGGACGCGACAGCGGCTGCCTCGAGTCCGTTGCTCATCTCCGGCGTGAGCTTCAAGACGGTGCTCGGCGGCCGGTACGTGGGGGCTCAGAACAACGGAGGCGGCGCGGTCATCGCGACGGCGACGAGCGCGCAAGCGTGGGAAAAGTTCACGATCGATGACATCAACGGTGGAGCCCTCGAGAGCGGGGACTCGATCTTCATCACCGCGGGCACTGGGCAGTACTTCCAGGCCGCGAATGGTGGTGGCTCCTCGCTGAACGCCGCCAGTTGGAACCGTCAGGGCTGGGAGACGTTCCGCATCGTCAAGCAGAGCGGGAGCGGCGTGATCGCCAATGGCGACGTCGTGGGCTTGCAGACGGTGACGACTGGCAATTGGGTATCCGCGGAGAACGGCGGCGGTGGCACGGTGTTCGCGTATGGCGGCGCGTTCGGTGATTGGGAGCGGTTGACGATCTCTGGCTTGTCCGGAGGCACGACGCCCCCGCCGACGACGCCGCCGCAGACGCGCGTCGTGGGCTATCTGCCCAACTGGTACGGCTCCTACGCGAGCTGGGTCGGCCGGGTGGACTTCAGCAAGCTCACGCACGTGAACCTCGCGTTCGCCCTGGGTGACGCGAACGGGCGCCTCCAGCTGGCGCCGAGCAGCGACCTCGCGACGTTCGTGAACGCCGCGCACGCCAAGGGCGTGAAGGTGTTCCCCTCGCTCTGTGGTGGCGGTGGAGACGGACAGATCACGCCCTTCTATCAGCCCGGCAAGGTCGATGCCTTCGTGGACCACATCATCGACTTCGTGGTCTCGAACAACATGGATGGAATCGACGTGGACGTGGAGGCGCCGGATCGCATGGGCGCCGTCTACGACACGTTCATCGCGAAGTTGATCGCGAAGGCCCGGCCGCGCGGCTTTCCCGTGACGGCCGCCGTCTCGCAGTGGATGCAGTATGGAATGTCGGACACGACGCTGCGCTCGTTCGACTTCATCACCATCATGTCCTACGACAACGCGGGCACCTGGACGGGCGCGGGCGAGCACTCGAGCTATCAGCAGGCGGTGACCGCGCTGTCCTACTACGTGAACAAGGGCGTGGCGCGGGACAGGATCGTGCTCGGCGTGCCCTTCTACGGGTACTGCTGGGGCAACTGCGGGAATGGCCAGAGCAGCTCGTACGTGCTCTATAAAGACATCCTGGCGAAGTTCCCGAGCGCCGCGAACGCGGATTGGATCAGCGCCAACGGAGCCCAGTATTCCTACAATGGGCTCGCGACGATGCGCTCGAAGGCGACCCTGGCGAAGCAGTACGGCGGGATCATGATCTGGGAGCTGGCCGGGGACCTGAGCACCTCGAGCGATCAGTCCCTGCTTCGCGCCATCGACGGCTCGCTGCGCTAGGAAGCACCGCGCCGCCGGAGAAGGGGACGGCTCAGCGGGAGGCCGTCTCGTTCTCCGGTGTGGCGTGCGCGTCGTGCTCCTCGCGGTCGAGCGAGGCGGGCAGGAGCGCGTTGGCGAGGATTCCCACGAGCGCGGCCAGGGCCATGCCGTGCAGCTCCAGGTGGAATCCTCCCACGGCCACCGGCACCTTGGCGCCGCCCAGGCCGAGCACGAGGATGAGGCTCACCACGATGAGATTGCGGCTGTGGGCGAAGTCGATGCGCGCCTCGGACAGCGTGCGGATGCCCACCGAGGCGATCATCCCGAAGAGCAGGATGCTCACCCCGCCCAGTACGCCCGAGGGGAAGCTCTGGAACACGGCGGCGAGCTTGGGCGACAGGCCGAAGAGCATGGCGAAGCCCGCGGCGATGCGCAGCACGGCCGGGTCATAGACGCGCGTGACGGCGAGCACGCCCGTGTTCTCCGCGTAGGTGGTGGCGGCGGGCCCGCCGAGCGCGGCGGATGCCATGTTGGCGATGCCATCGGCGAAGAGCGTGCGCGGCAGCCCGGGGCTCTCCAGGAAGTTCTTGCCCACCACGCGGCCGTTCACGATGACGTCGCCCACGTGCTCGATGAAGGTGACGAGCGCCACCGGGGCGAGCACGAAGATGGCCGTCCAGGAGAAGCGCGGCGCGTGGAAGGGCGGCAGGCCCACCCAGGAGGCGGCGCGGATGGCGTCGAGCTTCGCGGGTTCCACGGCTCCCAGGGCCAGGGCGGCCCCATAACCCACCAGCACGGCGATGAGGATGGGGATCATCTTGAAGAGGCCGCGGGCGAGCACACTGGTGAGGATGGCGGCCAGCAGGGTGACGAGCGCGAGCCCCCAGTGACTCTGGGCCTGGTTGACGGCGACGTCCGCGAGGCTCAGCCCGATGACGATGATGACGGGCCCGGTGACGATGGGCGGAAACACCCGCTGCACGCGCGCCACGCCCACGGCCTTCACCGCGGCGGAGAAGACGATGTACATGGCGCCCGCGGCGATGAGGCCTCCCCCCACGGCGGCGGGGCCCTCGGACTGGAGCACCGCGACGATGGGCGCGATGAAGGCGAAGCTGCTGCCCAGGAAGATGGGCACGCCCAGTCCGGTGAGGACATGGAAGAGCAGGGTGCCCAGGCCCGCGCCAAACAGGGCCACGCTCGGATTCAGCCCGGTGAGCAAGGGCACCAGCACGGTGGCTCCGAACATGGCGATGGTGTGCTGCAGGCCCAGGACGGCCTTCTTGCGAAATGGCAGGGGGGGCATGGTCATGGCCTTAGCGCACTCCCGCCCAGGGGGCGATACCTCGGTCCTGCTGGAAAATTGCGGCGGCACTTCATTTTCTTGATGCGTTTCCCGGATTAATCCGTTAGAACTCCAACCGTCGCTCAGGTCGTGAGCGCGGGGTTTCCGGGTGTTCCGGTGTTCGGACCGCTGTCGGGTGCTTCGTCCGCGATGGTCACTTCGCAAGGAGGAATCTCGTGAGGAATCAGTCCCTTGGATGGTGGGTGCTTCTCGGTGTCGCCGCGTCCGCATGCGGTGGAGTTCCGGAGACGGAGGCCGGAAACGTCCAGGAAGGAGTGGAGCTCGCGCGCTACACCACCTTGAGCGACGAGGAGCAGACGCCGACCGAGGAGACGCCGACCGAGGAGACGCCGACGACGGACGAAGGGGAGGAGCCTCCCGCGGATGACGGCGAGGCCCCGTGGTGGGGCGACGGCCCGCCGCCGTGGTGGGGCGGTGGGGATGACGGCGAGAACCCGAACCCGGGTGACGGTGGCGATGGAGACCCGCCGCCTCCTCCTCCCAGCCCCTGCGTCCAGGTGGACCTGGATGAGTACAACCTCTTCGTGCTGGGCAACTACACCCAGGGCCATGACGTGCAGGGCAAGGTGGCGGCCGGCGGCGACATCTCGATGACGTACTTCGCCGTGGGTGGCAGCCTCGCGCAGGACAACACGAGCAACGTGCTGGTCGCTGGCGGCAACCTCTTCGTCAACGGCGGCTCCATCTACGGCAACGCCTACTACGGTGGCTACACCACCGCGGGCCAGAACGTGACGGTGCACCGCGGCACCCTGTCCCAGGGAACGCCCATCGACTTCGCCGCGCGCTTCGCCCAGCTCGAGCAGGTGTCCGCGCGTCTGGCGAGCGCCCCGAACCCGACGGGCACCACCCGCATCGAGCCGTGGGGCGGTCTGTTCCTGGAGGGTCACAACGCGGGGGTGAACACGTTCAACGTGGACGCCAGCGTCTTCGGCCGGACGAACTACTTCTCCATCAACGCGCCGGCCAACTCCCGCGTCGTCATCAACATCCGGGGCGCGTACGCCAGGTTCGCCAACTTCGGCCAGTCGTTCAGCGGTGGCATCAACCAGAAGGGCGTCCTCTTCAACTTCGTCGACACCACGAAGATCGAGGCCACCAGCTACGGCTTCTGGGGCACCATCCTCGCGCCCCACGCGGACATGACCTTCAACAACGGCAGCTGGGATGGCGGCATCTACGCCCGCTCGCTGACGGGCACCGCCGAGGGCCACGTCAACCCGCTCGAGGACTTCCAGTACTGCACCCTGATCAGCGGCGACTGAGCCGCGTCCCCGCCGGCCCCGCGTGTGCGCGCGGGGCCCCGGAATGAAAAACCCCGG from Melittangium boletus DSM 14713 includes the following:
- a CDS encoding glycosyl hydrolase family 18 protein translates to MLHSKRSSLFLRTACATLFLTSACSPASGSSDEQGDATAAASSPLLISGVSFKTVLGGRYVGAQNNGGGAVIATATSAQAWEKFTIDDINGGALESGDSIFITAGTGQYFQAANGGGSSLNAASWNRQGWETFRIVKQSGSGVIANGDVVGLQTVTTGNWVSAENGGGGTVFAYGGAFGDWERLTISGLSGGTTPPPTTPPQTRVVGYLPNWYGSYASWVGRVDFSKLTHVNLAFALGDANGRLQLAPSSDLATFVNAAHAKGVKVFPSLCGGGGDGQITPFYQPGKVDAFVDHIIDFVVSNNMDGIDVDVEAPDRMGAVYDTFIAKLIAKARPRGFPVTAAVSQWMQYGMSDTTLRSFDFITIMSYDNAGTWTGAGEHSSYQQAVTALSYYVNKGVARDRIVLGVPFYGYCWGNCGNGQSSSYVLYKDILAKFPSAANADWISANGAQYSYNGLATMRSKATLAKQYGGIMIWELAGDLSTSSDQSLLRAIDGSLR
- a CDS encoding uracil-xanthine permease family protein, with translation MTMPPLPFRKKAVLGLQHTIAMFGATVLVPLLTGLNPSVALFGAGLGTLLFHVLTGLGVPIFLGSSFAFIAPIVAVLQSEGPAAVGGGLIAAGAMYIVFSAAVKAVGVARVQRVFPPIVTGPVIIVIGLSLADVAVNQAQSHWGLALVTLLAAILTSVLARGLFKMIPILIAVLVGYGAALALGAVEPAKLDAIRAASWVGLPPFHAPRFSWTAIFVLAPVALVTFIEHVGDVIVNGRVVGKNFLESPGLPRTLFADGIANMASAALGGPAATTYAENTGVLAVTRVYDPAVLRIAAGFAMLFGLSPKLAAVFQSFPSGVLGGVSILLFGMIASVGIRTLSEARIDFAHSRNLIVVSLILVLGLGGAKVPVAVGGFHLELHGMALAALVGILANALLPASLDREEHDAHATPENETASR
- a CDS encoding choice-of-anchor A family protein — encoded protein: MRNQSLGWWVLLGVAASACGGVPETEAGNVQEGVELARYTTLSDEEQTPTEETPTEETPTTDEGEEPPADDGEAPWWGDGPPPWWGGGDDGENPNPGDGGDGDPPPPPPSPCVQVDLDEYNLFVLGNYTQGHDVQGKVAAGGDISMTYFAVGGSLAQDNTSNVLVAGGNLFVNGGSIYGNAYYGGYTTAGQNVTVHRGTLSQGTPIDFAARFAQLEQVSARLASAPNPTGTTRIEPWGGLFLEGHNAGVNTFNVDASVFGRTNYFSINAPANSRVVINIRGAYARFANFGQSFSGGINQKGVLFNFVDTTKIEATSYGFWGTILAPHADMTFNNGSWDGGIYARSLTGTAEGHVNPLEDFQYCTLISGD